CCCAGGCCAGGCCGAGCACATCGCCCTCGTTGACCAGCTCGCCGAGCAGGTCGGCCGCGACCTCCCCGAGGTTCTCGGGATCGGGCGACTCCTCGCTGACCTCGGCCGGGGACTCGACCACGACGGCGTGCCTCAGGCCGTACCGGGCACGCAGCGCGTCCGAGCGCTCCGCGTCCAGTTCGGCCGGTACTCGGATCTCGATCCGTACGAGATCCCGTTCGAGAGCGGTCTCCAGGACCCGGGCCACCTTGAAGCGGCTGACGCCGAACTCCTCCGCGATCTGGATCTTGGACTTGCCCTCGAGGTAGAAGCGGCGGGCCATGGCCGCCGCCTGCACCAGCTCTGCGGGTCCCATCCGCATGGCTGACCGGCCCGCCGACATACCCGACACGGCGATCTCCTCACTGCTGTTCACACTCTGGATTCGCCGTTCATCCTCGCAGATCCGGCGCACTTGATCAGCCTTGATGGCCGCCGTTCACATACCTGCCGCTCAGTGGTCGCACGCCCAGGATGCCTTGCCGGTGGCCCCCTCCGCCTGCGTGCGCAGTGCACGTACCGCCGCGGCCGGGTCGGATGCCCCGTAGACCGCCGAACCGGCGACGAACACGTCCGCGCCCGCGTCCGCGCAGCGCTCGATCGTCGCGGCCGAAACTCCCCCGTCGACCTGCAGCCACAGCTCCAGTCCGTGCTTCTTGATCAGCTCCCGGGTACGGCGGATCTTCGGCAGCATGATGTCGAGGAACGACTGGCCACCGAAGCCCGGCTCCACGGTCATGATCAGCAGCATGTCGAGTTCGGGGAGCAGATCCTCGTACGGCTCGATCGGCGTCGCGGGCTTCAGCGCCATGGACGCGCGCGCTCCCTTGGCCCGAATCTCACGGGCCAGCCGCACCGGCGCACCGGCCGCCTCGACGTGGAAGGTGACGGAGGAGGCACCCGCCTCGACGTACTGCGGTGCCCAGCGATCGGCGTCCTCGATCATCAGATGGCAGTCCAGCGGGGTGTCCGTCGCCCGCGCCAGCGACTCTACGACCGGCACGCCGAGGGTGAGGTTCGGGACGAAGTGGTTGTCCATGACGTCCACGTGGAGCCAGTCGGCTCCTTCTACCGCCTTCGCCTCTTCGGCCAGGCGGGCGAAGTCGGCGGACAGGATGCTGGGGTTGATCTGCACGGGCATGCCCCAAGCCTGCCATGCCCTCCGGGGGTTGGCCGCATCGGTCCGTTGTGGATGCGCCCGGTTTTCGGGTGCCGGTCGAGTGTGGCTGATCGCGCCCCGCGGCGGAGCCGCACATCGACACTGCCCCGCGCCCCTTACCGGCGTTGCACTGGACGGGGTGGAAACAGTGGCCGTTCCGGTGAGTGGACTGAGGCGTGACCCCGTGCCCAGGGCGGATCCGTGCTCGGGGCACGTCACGCGTGGAGGAGCCCAGGGCGTCAGGGAGCTGCCGGTCCGGCCGGCCCCCGCGACACCCTCCGCCTGACCCGGGGTGCGAGAATCCTGCACTTCACCGGCTTTCAGCAGCGGGCAGGGCACCTCAGCGCAGAGGGAGATGGCATGGGCACGGGACAGCCGTTCGGCTCCTACCAGAACGAGATCTACCTGAACGGGCTCGGCGGCATCGTGCCGTCCTACCCCATGGCCTTCGCGGAGCTGGAGGACCGGGCGAGCTCCGCGCTGCCGCCCTCCGTGTGGTCGTACGTCGCGGGCGGCGCCGGAGACGAACGCACCCAGCGCGCCAACGTCACCGCCTTCGACCACTGGGGCCTGGTCCCCCGCATGTTCGTCGGCGCAGCCGAACGCGACCTGTCCGTCGACCTGTTCGGGATGCGGCTGCCCTCCCCCGTCTTCATGGCCCCGATCGGCGTCATCGGCCTCTGCGCCCAGGACGGCCACGGCGACCTGGCGACCGCGAGGGCCGCCGCGCGCACCGGAGTTCCGATGGTCGCCTCCACGCTGACGGTCGACCCGCTGGAGAAGGTGGCAGGCGAGTTCGGCGACACACCGGGCCTGTTCCAGCTCTACACCCCCACCGACAAGGACCTCGCCGCGAGCCTCGTCCAGCGCGCGGAACAGGCGGGCTACAAGGGCATCGTGGTCACCCTGGACACCTGGGTCACCGGCTGGCGCCCCCGCGACCTGTCCACCGCCAACTTCCCCCAGCTGCGCGGCCATTGCCTCGCCAACTACACCAGCGACCCGGTCTTCCGCGCCCGCCTCCCCCGCACCCCGGAGGAGGACCCCCAGTCCGCGGTCCTCCTCTGGACCCAGCTCTTCGGCAACCCCCTCACCTGGGACGACCTCCCCTGGCTACGGTCCCTCACCGACCTCCCCCTGATCGTCAAGGGCATCTGCCACCCCGAGGACGTACGCCGCGCGAAGGACGGAGGCGTGGACGGCATCTACTGCTCCAACCACGGCGGCCGCCAGGCCAACGGCGGCCTCCCCGCCCTGGACGCGCTCCCCGCCGTGGTCGAGGCGGCGGACGGCCTCCCGGTCCTGTTCGACTCCGGCATCCGCAGCGGCGCCGACATCGTCAAGGCCATCGCCCTGGGCGCCACCGCCGTAGGAATCGGCCGCCCCTACGCCTACGGCCTCGCCCTCGGCGGCACGGACGGCATCATCCACGTCCTCCGCTCCCTCCTCGCGGAGGCCGACCTGATCATGGCGGTCGACGGCTACCCGACCCTTGCCGACCTCACGCGGGAGGGGCTTCAGCGCGTGGGGTGACGACGACGGGGGCGCGAGCGGGCCGACGCGGTTCGCCAGCTGAAGACAGTCCGCGATGCCTGTTCGGTCACGGTGTGAAAACGGCGGCGGGGTGGGTGGCGGTAGTTGGCGGTGGTGGTTGGCGGCTGGCGGTGGCGGCTGGCGGTGGCGGCTGGGGTGCCAGACGTCGGCGTGCCAGGCGGCGGACAGCGGTTGGCATGCCGAACGCTCGCCTGACGGCGGACGGCGTGCCGGCCGGACTGCGGTTGGCAGTTGGCAGTTGGCGGTTGGCGCGCCAGACGGCCGACTGCCAGCAGACGA
The nucleotide sequence above comes from Streptomyces sp. N50. Encoded proteins:
- the rpe gene encoding ribulose-phosphate 3-epimerase; this translates as MPVQINPSILSADFARLAEEAKAVEGADWLHVDVMDNHFVPNLTLGVPVVESLARATDTPLDCHLMIEDADRWAPQYVEAGASSVTFHVEAAGAPVRLAREIRAKGARASMALKPATPIEPYEDLLPELDMLLIMTVEPGFGGQSFLDIMLPKIRRTRELIKKHGLELWLQVDGGVSAATIERCADAGADVFVAGSAVYGASDPAAAVRALRTQAEGATGKASWACDH
- a CDS encoding alpha-hydroxy-acid oxidizing protein, translated to MGTGQPFGSYQNEIYLNGLGGIVPSYPMAFAELEDRASSALPPSVWSYVAGGAGDERTQRANVTAFDHWGLVPRMFVGAAERDLSVDLFGMRLPSPVFMAPIGVIGLCAQDGHGDLATARAAARTGVPMVASTLTVDPLEKVAGEFGDTPGLFQLYTPTDKDLAASLVQRAEQAGYKGIVVTLDTWVTGWRPRDLSTANFPQLRGHCLANYTSDPVFRARLPRTPEEDPQSAVLLWTQLFGNPLTWDDLPWLRSLTDLPLIVKGICHPEDVRRAKDGGVDGIYCSNHGGRQANGGLPALDALPAVVEAADGLPVLFDSGIRSGADIVKAIALGATAVGIGRPYAYGLALGGTDGIIHVLRSLLAEADLIMAVDGYPTLADLTREGLQRVG